The Syngnathus typhle isolate RoL2023-S1 ecotype Sweden linkage group LG11, RoL_Styp_1.0, whole genome shotgun sequence genome contains a region encoding:
- the LOC133161819 gene encoding ras association domain-containing protein 1-like isoform X2, producing MSSTASSSDKSPSFEKTWGSSTSSGYCSDEAADSDTEFEQYFTARTSFFPKGRKANSHVKKDEPTECGKQVLTTADTQKQIKEYNTQINSNLFMNMNKDGSYTGFIKVQFKLARPVSVMQPKKGGGGQNASSRKGSGVKRRTSFYLPKDASKHLHISSRTSAREVIEALLKKFTVVDNPGKFALFERSERHDQVYIRKLSDNERPLSLRLCAGPNEKMLSFVLKENETGEVNWDAFSTPELKNFLLILQREEEEHVKQIVERYKVARAKMQEALRGSTPG from the exons ATGTCAAGCACGGCTAGTAGCTCGGACAAGTCGCCTTCCTTCGAGAAGACGTGGGGCAGCTCCACCAGCAGCGGATACTGCAGCGACGAAGCTGCCGACTCCGACACAGAGTTTGAGCAGTATTTCACCGCCCGCACGTCCTTCTTCCCCAAAGGCCGCAAAGCGAACTCTCATGTCAAGAAG GATGAACCAACTGAATGTGGCAAGCAGGTATTGACCACTGCTGATACTCAGAAGCAGATCAAGGAGTACAACACTCAGATCAATAGCAATCTGTTCATGAATATG AACAAGGATGGTTCCTATACTGGCTTCATTAAAGTTCAGTTCAAGCTGGCGAGGCCTGTGTCCGTCATGCAACCGAAGAAAGGCGGCGGCGGGCAGAACGCAAGTTCCAGGAAGGGCAGCGGTGTGAAGCGGCGCACCTCGTTCTACTTGCCCAAGGACGCGTCCAAGCACTTGCATATCAGCTCCCGCACGTCGGCGCGCGAGGTCATCGAAGCCCTGCTGAAAAAGTTCACCGTTGTCGACAACCCCGGAAAGTTTGCTTTGTTTGAACGCAGCGAGCGCCACGACCAAG TGTACATACGTAAACTGTCCGACAATGAGCGCCCCCTATCTCTGCGACTGTGCGCTGGGCCCAATGAGAAAATGCTCAGCTTTGTTCTGAAGGAGAACGAGACTGGAGAAGTCAAT TGGGATGCCTTCTCCACGCCGGAATTGAAGAACTTCCTGCTCATCCTCCAACGCGAGGAAGAAGAGCATGTTAAGCAGATCGTGGAGCGCTACAAAGTGGCTCGAGCCAAGATGCAGGAAGCCTTGCGCGGCTCCACCCCTGGCTGA
- the LOC133161820 gene encoding tumor suppressor candidate 2-like, with product MRMGGSGSKAKGAWPFSSSGSGGDSAVNGSEQSVARLKCSRNATPFVFTRRSSLYYDEDGDLAHEFYEETVVTKNGRKKSKLKRIQKNLIPQGIVKLQHPCIHVDFPIILCEV from the exons ATGAGAATGGGAGGAAGCGGATCCAAAGCCAAAGGCGCCTGGCCTTTTTCCAGTAGCGGGTCGGGAGGGGACTCTGCCGTTAATGGCAGCGAGCAGTCGGTGGCCCGCCTTAAATGTTCCAGAAATGCAACACCTTTTGTTTTTACAAGGAGGAG CTCGCTATACTACGACGAGGATGGCGACCTTGCCCACGAATTCTACGAGGAGACGGTGGTGACAAAAAACGGCCGGAAAAAATCCAAGTTGAAGAGAATTCAGAAGAATTTGATCCCACAG ggaattGTGAAACTGCAGCATCCCTGTATTCACGTAGACTTCCCCATCATCCTCTGTGAGGTGTGA